The genomic segment gcaagcaataattgaggcgccaagaaccggcactaatagacactatcagttcgtggctagaaccggcactgaagtatcagtgctggttctagctatagtgactatcagtgtcagttcttggTGCATCAATCGTGGTTCACCCACAGGAGTTTAAGAACCAACGCTGATACATCAACAGTACAGATTATGCTCAAACCGATATTGATGAGGTGCAATTTATGacctgttctgtagtagtgtgcaACGCTTTGCAACTTACCGTTTGGTACGTAATTAATATATGCAGCATAATCATCGGTAGCATGCAGATCAGCAGATGCGCATATATGGCAGCAGCGGCAGTTAGCTTAGCATCGATATTCGATAGATACACTGCTTCCAAGCACCATGGCCTCCCCTAAGCTCCTCCATGTCGCTGTGGTCAtgtccatctccatctccatggcATCACTCGCAACTACTCGTAAGTCCATTACCCAGTTGTGAACTTGCATGTGACATGACATGGAGGCATGCATCAAGCTTACAAAAGTTTGCTGCTTTGCTTTGGTTTGCAGCAGAAGCCGCGGGTGGCAACGGCATCCAGCTGATTTTGGTGAACAACTGCGCGGAGCCGGTGTGGCCTGGCATCCTGGGCACCGCGGGACACCCCACGCCGCAGTCAGGCGGCTTCCACCTGGCCCCTGGCGACGAGGCCGCCTTCGAGGTCCCCCTCGGCTGGTCGGGCCGCGTGTGGCCTCGCCGGGGCTGCTCCTTCGACGCCCGCGGCCAAGGCACCTGCGCCACGGGCGACTGCGGCGGCGTGCTCCGCTGCGACGGCCGCCCGGGCGCCACCCCCGCCACGGTGGTGGAGATGACGTTCGGGACTCCAAAGTCCCCGCTGCACTTCTACGACGTGTCGCTGGTTGACGGGTTCAACGCGCCGGTGTCGATGACCCCCgtgggcggcggcgccgggTGCGGGGTGGCCGGATGCCAGGCGGACCTCAACTTGTGCTGCCCGTCGGCGCTGGAGGTGAGGGACCGCGAGGGAAGGATTGCCGGGTGTCGGAGCGCGTGCAGGGCCATGGGAGGGGACAGGTACTGCTGCACGGGGGACTACGGGTCGCCGGACAAGTGCAAGCCTACCGTATTCGCGCACCTGTTCAAGGCCATCTGCCCCAAGGCATACAGCTACGCCTACGACGACGCAACCTCCCTCAACCGGTGCAAGGCCAATCGATACCTCATCACCTTGTGCCCGCCACCAACCTCCAGGAAATAATTCTCATGTGACATTTTATTTCATGGACCTCTCTAGTTATCCATCGACACATTTTGTCCCACGTTGAATTTTTATCCAATCAAAATCTGCCATGtcacaaaaataaaaactaaaagAGAGCCTAGCAAATAACAATCAAATACAAAAGCAGCTTAACTGAAACATAAAtcgggtaaaaaaaaaaagcccaaAAGCTGATAAAGAAGCCCAATACATAGAAACCGAGGTGACCTAAAACCTAATAACAAGGACAATACATCCCAAAAAAGAGCATAAAATAAGTCCACAATGAGAAACCGATACAGAGCCCAACATCTTTCATCTTGCATCTCATGATTGGTTCTAAATTCACAAAATAAGTAGCGAAAACTATGATCATTGATAATTTGAACTCGAATATTCCAAACATCATCTTAGAACACATCCACCAACTTAACATCAAATCTCCACAAGTTCCATGAACTTGATCACAAAGACATCGCAATTAACACTAAAAAACAAAATCATGAACAAAAATTGTTCAGGGAACAACAGATAACAAAGTAATGATAAAGTGGAGatagaaaaataataatgacCATTGTTCCATGAACTTACGCACTATTTTGTTTTGGAACATATAGATAACCAATCTTGGACCTATGAAAAAGCATCTTAGCACATACAAGATCATCCCGCACACGTCTAAAACACGGCACCAACAATAACATAAAGAAAATAGTGAGAGTCCACTAAAAAATAGTCCAACTGCGCGAGAACTTGAAGAtaccaaatataaaaaaacagagagagaatgagagataAAATTGTTACTAACATTGGTCTTCAACTATAAATTGTGACTAAAAGATATAAAATTGTGACCaacaaaaagggagagaaagaaataatcAAAGTTTGTCTTGAACTATAAGATATGGATAGTgttgatgaaagaaaatatctttcacAAATAAAATGCGGTTAGAGCTCACTCATAGGAGTGTCTCAAGCTTGGAGAATAAGTAGAGAGGAAAGGAATGCTTGATGCAGTGATGATAAAAATTTATGTACTGGCCCGATAGCTACATGTCTGCATTTGTAGTGCCATTTAGGGTGTGAGTATACAGTCAGCCCCTACCGGGATAATGATACATGTTTTCCCTATTCAAGAGGGACCTATGGTTGACTGAGTAACATGGCCCAGGCCTAGGTTAAAATACTATAACCCTACTGGAGGATATTTTCTAACTGTGGGAGCGAGTGATGGTAAGCTTAGTCGTCCAttgcggcgccgcactgtccaaCATGTCAGGTCGGTCACCACTTGCTCCTGGTGTGTCAAGGTGGCTACCACATGACCGGTATTAAATGCTGGTCATCTCATGGTAGACATCACATGGCCGACGGGCCTACTTCTATTGATCTTTTCTGGGACTCCACATCTTTCCTCCAGGCTCCAGGAGTCTGTGGCCTCCAGAGGTCGGGGGTCTCCAGACCTCTGGGAGACTCCTAGGATTGGGTCTTCGGGACCGCTCCAAAGCCAGGGATTTAGAGGGGTCATGAGTCTGAGTGTCTTCGGGCTTAGACTAGCCGAACCAAGGGGCGTCGAGGGTCAGCTAGCTCCCACAGGCTCTGAGAGTCGGTGACCAGAGGAGGAGGCTCACGGGCTTTAGAGGCCCTAGTTGTCACAGGGGGTCTGAGGCCCTAGGGCTccagaggagaaggaggaggccaccGACGGTGATGGCGACGACgccgaggacgaggatgatgatgacaacaatgaCTTATTGTCCTGGATTGAGTATCACATTCGGTAGTCACGTGCATTTAGGGTTTTTGCACGCGTGGATTTAGGGTTTTTTGCACGCGATCGTGCATGATGTTAGCTTTTGGTGTACAATAATggattagtgtgata from the Phragmites australis chromosome 19, lpPhrAust1.1, whole genome shotgun sequence genome contains:
- the LOC133900983 gene encoding thaumatin-like protein, whose translation is MASPKLLHVAVVMSISISMASLATTPEAAGGNGIQLILVNNCAEPVWPGILGTAGHPTPQSGGFHLAPGDEAAFEVPLGWSGRVWPRRGCSFDARGQGTCATGDCGGVLRCDGRPGATPATVVEMTFGTPKSPLHFYDVSLVDGFNAPVSMTPVGGGAGCGVAGCQADLNLCCPSALEVRDREGRIAGCRSACRAMGGDRYCCTGDYGSPDKCKPTVFAHLFKAICPKAYSYAYDDATSLNRCKANRYLITLCPPPTSRK